TGAGCTACTCGCCTCACTTAGCACAGCCCCTAGCCACCCCGTCCTGGCACCCTGAGCTACTCGCCTCACTtagcacagcccctagctaccccctacCTGCATCCTgggcagttttcaaactttttgaactgagtcccccctttgagttatatttttagttgcatccccccacagcccagacaggctgggtggcctcctGAGTGAGTCaaggggtggaggtggtgctgcctccctggaccctgctgtgcGGAGCTGGCTTGAGCCCCGCCAGCCcttgccccccacctcccaaatagaagtaaaactatgcctatgcccaaGGGTCCACCACCGGCCCAGacccccacactccccccccaAGGCCCTGACGTTTTTATAGCATATTGAGGGGGGCCTCAGCAAGAAAAAGGTTGCGACTCCTCTGTTCTAAAAGTAAAGAGTCTCCTCCCACCATGCCAGAGCCAGCTGGAGTGTGGGGGTGGCACATACATCTCACTGCAGTGGGCCTGGCTGGGAGACCCCACCCTTGCAAAGCAATGTCTGGGACAATGGAAGCACTTACTTTTCACTCCTTTCCTGAACGTGTGCTGAATGTACTTCAGCCCCGACACGATCTCCTTGTTCACCTGTAGAGATAAACAAGACTTCACAGCAGAGCGGCCACCGCCCTCCCCATatctggggaagggcaggggcctGTGTCTCAATGCATCCCTTGGGATTGGTGACCTCCCTCTTTCAGACAGGCTTGGGTCAGTGACGCTCAAAAGTTCTTACCCGGAAGGAGATTTTTATCCGATACTCCACACCCTCCTTCAGCACAAATGACTGTTTCTTGTAGCTTTCCAGGTTACCTACAGAGAAGGGAGAAGTTTGCTCAGACTCCCTAGGGACTGTGCTGTGGGATGCATTTGGGGTGGGCCCTGTACCGGAAACTGTAGCTATTGGAATATAAACAAGTGTGAGGTTACAGGCAGGGGAAGTGTCCCTTCCTTCATGTCAGGGtcctcccttgccccagctcctGCATTAACGCCTTTGGTTTCCACAGAAGACTGCAAAGCCCAACAGGGGAGAGCATCCCAGCCGCTCTTCTCCCAGGAAGGAAGAGAATGTGATTTACTCATGGGTGTCCCCGTTTAGGGATCTCACCACCTCGCACCCACCCACACTGGAAGCTACCACCATTTCTAAGTTGGGCCATGCAAGCCCTAAGGAATCCACCTATTCACACCAGAGGATATGGCTCAGTTTCAGAATGACTCGCTCTCCTAATGAGACTCAACACCAAGCTCCTCTTCCCAGAATCAGCAGGAAGAAATGTGATCCTCAAACAGAGAAACCTGGAGACCTGGCTCTGACACTAAAAATCTGGTATCCCAGTGGGCCCGCCAGTCCCATTATCAGGAAGCTACTGGTTATGCTGTAATTCCAGCCTCTTGCCATTAGAGGAGGCTGGTGCAACATTCCCCATGGATTAGAACCCAGGGAAGCCTTTCATTCAACAGCTTATTTTGGGGCAGTATTTTTAAGAGAGTTCTGGCAACAGTAACTTGTTTGTGGAGCAATTTGGAATACTTCATTTAGCCTGGGGCTCAGTCCTGCACCCCCCTGGCCTGAGCAGAGTTTGGTAGGAGGAATGAGGAGTTATGGCAGGATTAGGGCCATGGGTTTCCTAACTTTAGGaaagcaggtttcagaggggtagctgtgttagtctgtatcagcaaaaacaacaaggagtccttgtggcaacgtagagactaacaaatttatttgggcataagctttcgtgggctagaacccatttcatcagatgcatgaagtgaaaaatacaggagcaggtatgaATACATGAAAGCatgggagttgctttaccaagtatgaggtcagtctaatgagataaatcatttacagcaggataccaagggaggaaaaataacttttgaagtggtaagagagtggcccattacagaaagttgacaagaaggtgtgagtaacagtagggagaaattagtattggggaaattaggtttaggttttgtaatgacccaatcactcccagtctttattcaggcctaatctgatggtgtccagtttgcaaattaattccagttcttcagCTTCACGTTGGAATCTGTttatgaagtttttttgttgaagaattgccacttttagccTGTGCTTTCCAAGTGGCTCCTGGGCTCCTCCAGCTGGTAACATCTAAGTAGCGCTTGCAGGACTGAATGTGCACAACCAACAGGAGTCCGAAAGGTACTGTGCTAGGGGCCCTTCACACTGCAGTTCAGGTACAGGGAGCAGAGAGGCTGCAGTACTGTCCACCAGGCTGGAAGCCCCAAACTCACAGGAGGAGCCTGGCCCCCTGCAAGTTATATTTGGAAATACACATTTCATCAGGTCACTTCCACCTCTGGGCTCCAGGTCAGAATGGACAGTGGACCTGGCCTGGCCCCCCACCAGAGCTCCTGATTGTCTGCACTGAGCAAGCCTAGGTCTGTCTCCCGTGGAAGATACACCGCAGTGCCCATCTCCTGCTTACCTGTCAGGTCCAGCTCCAGAGGACCAGGGGCAGTGGCACAGACCAGTGTCAGTTTGGTCACCACCACATTAGGAGTACTGGGATCTAAGACGAAGAAGAGGCTGTTAGACAAGTCCTAAAAGTGCTAATGACATCCCCGCCCCAGGTCCCAACCCATATACATCCTTCTCTCTCCTTTCACTCAGTTCCTGGAAACACAAAGAAGCAGGTAAGAACTAGAAAGAATGGGCCTGCCTGGAGCAGAGATCCAGGGTTCCCCTTGTTTTATACCCAGGGAGGAAAGATGTCTCAGAACCTTTCATTCAGAAGTAACATCCCAGAAGATATTGACTCACAAGCTTTAGTCAAAGAACCAATGACTGACTTAAGCTAGCCAGGTAAAGACTGGCAGACCAGACAGCTAGCAGTGCCCTCGTTGGAGGGTTACTCACAACTGGTCATTTGCATCCTCGAGTTAAAGCTGGGCTTTCTGCAGCATGTATGAAGAGAGATctaggaggaggatgggagggtTCTTAGTGTCTGCCTGAAGCAGTTAGAGGTGTAAAGAGGTCTTGGCTGTTATAGCTGTTTGTGCAGACATTGAAGTTGTAGCAGATAGAACCACATGCTCTGAGATGACACCAGGACTCACCAGTAGCTACGCTGACAGATCCCAGCAGAGCCTCCTTGTATTTCCGTAGACTCTCATCATCCTTGTCCAGCTCCTGGATCTCTTGGATGCTTTTCTGGGCAGGTGGTTTGTAGTTGACTGAGTGTTCATCTTCCTCATTCTCTGCTGCAATCTGGGCCAGCTGCTCTGTGGTCGGCTCCTGCTCTGCCATCTTTACACACGTGAGTTACACCTAGGAGGGGAGAGTGGGAAATGGGATCAGTGGCCTGATGTAGCTGCTTCCTGCACAAGAGGCCCTTCTGCTGAGAAGTCCTCAGGGCTCTTCAATAGACACCTCATTCCTTCTTCAGCCAAAGCAGGGCTCCCCACAGATAGCTGGCCAGTAACTCCAGCTTTCGGAGGGCTCAGTTCAATGCACTCTTGTTCCCAAATGCCTGTGGGAGGTTTTGCTAGCTGTCTCAGGGGAATGAATTGGGGAGGACATTCCCAGAACACCTAGCTCTCTGCAGCATGTGCCCTCTTACGAGCACCTGAGTCAGAGTTTGGCAAGCAAGTGCAGAATCTTTGGTTAACCCCTGGAGTCCCAACTGcaccagggggtggggagacgtCAATCTCTGCATGTTGTTTGTTAAATTGCTAGGACAACAGATAGCCTTTTGAGAAGTGTGATTAGATAAGCCTTCTACCCACAGGAACAGCTGAGTGGAGAAACCCAAAGAGTAGATCTGGGCCTGTGTTACATTCTGCTTCCCTACAGCACTCAAGTCTATCTAAGAAGAGATGTCTGCTCCATTGTTGGCCCAAGTCCCAGAGGCCTCAGCGATGATCAACAGGCCTGTAGCTCAAAATGCAACTGGATCAGTCTGTTCTAAAAAGGGGCACTGGCTGTCCCCAAATTGCAGGGAAAGGCACCTGCCTTGGCCAATCTCACATTCAGTCCTTTCCAAAGGCCTGAGCCAAGGCAAGGCCAGTGAAAAGCAGCAGCTATCGGATTAACAGCATTTGTACTAACTTGGCTCAATGGTGCATGTCTCCAGCCACTTTCTGAACAGGCAGTAGGAAGCAGTGTGTGAAGTAGCCATCGTTAAGGGTGAAGCACCATTCCCATTATAAAAGCCATTCTCAACTCCCACCCCACAATCCCCCGCTCAAGCTTCACGGGCCACATCATCCAAGACGAGGTTTTCCTCAGAAAAATATCAGAAGAGTTTAAAGTTAATGGTGAAGATTTTGAAAACCCATGACTGTCTGAAGCTTCCCTGTAGTGGGCACCCCAACTACAAACACTCCAGAAGTATCACATTTTACAAACAAGCAGTGAAGGGATCCAGACATTTCCCCACCttttagcctggtctacacttaaaaattagatcagcCTAGCTACATTATTCAGGCTGTGAAAAATGCTGTTCCCTGTGCAATGTGGTTAAGATCAACTTAACCCTCAGTGTAGACTCAGCTAGGTCAACCTAGccaccacctcttggagaggttgGTTAAatacatcaatggaaaaaccccttctgtcaatgtaggaagCGTCTATATTACAGGACTACTGCAGCACCATAGCTGTACTGCTgtggtgcagacataccctaaatcagtggttctcaaacttttgtactggtgacccctttcacacagca
The sequence above is a segment of the Mauremys mutica isolate MM-2020 ecotype Southern chromosome 12, ASM2049712v1, whole genome shotgun sequence genome. Coding sequences within it:
- the ARHGDIA gene encoding rho GDP-dissociation inhibitor 1; the protein is MAEQEPTTEQLAQIAAENEEDEHSVNYKPPAQKSIQEIQELDKDDESLRKYKEALLGSVSVATDPSTPNVVVTKLTLVCATAPGPLELDLTGNLESYKKQSFVLKEGVEYRIKISFRVNKEIVSGLKYIQHTFRKGVKIDKTDYMVGSYGPRAEEYEFLTPMEEAPKGMLARGSYNIKSKFTDDDKTDHLSWEWNLTIKKEWKE